One Ricinus communis isolate WT05 ecotype wild-type chromosome 1, ASM1957865v1, whole genome shotgun sequence DNA window includes the following coding sequences:
- the LOC125369539 gene encoding uncharacterized protein LOC125369539, which produces MNASRMLGDQLALAWVIRSHPGFDLRRFRKAQAFMDEMGGASVLFLPCATYNWTPPEGAGQFHRMPLDVKVVHFKGSRKRLMLESWNFFRSASDISDMLCLILMSGRTKYDF; this is translated from the coding sequence ATGAATGCTTCTCGAATGCTTGGAGATCAGTTAGCTCTTGCGTGGGTGATAAGATCACACCCTGGCTTTGATCTGCGGAGATTTCGCAAAGCACAGGCTTTTATGGATGAGATGGGAGGTGCATCAGTGCTCTTTCTACCATGTGCTACATATAATTGGACACCACCTGAGGGAGCAGGTCAATTTCACAGAATGCCTTTGGATGTCAAGGTGGTGCATTTTAAAGGATCAAGGAAACGTTTAATGCTCGAATCATGGAATTTCTTCAGATCTGCTTCTGATATTTCTGATATGTTGTGCCTTATTTTAATGAGTGGTAGAACTAAGTACGATTTCTGA